Proteins encoded together in one Oceanobacillus iheyensis HTE831 window:
- a CDS encoding Spx/MgsR family RNA polymerase-binding regulatory protein, whose translation MSVIIYGAACSSTRKAKQWFQKNGIDFEERNVIREPLTVNELQNILRMTVEGTDEIISTRSKIYKDLNLDIEALPLQELLEIIQDHPRLLRSPIMVDDKRLQVGYHEEDIRQFLPRQTREYQWLQWKTNNLRVAEN comes from the coding sequence ATGTCAGTTATAATTTATGGCGCTGCATGTTCATCTACAAGGAAAGCGAAACAATGGTTCCAAAAAAATGGTATTGATTTTGAAGAACGTAATGTTATCCGTGAACCATTAACAGTAAATGAATTACAAAATATTTTAAGAATGACAGTTGAAGGAACGGATGAGATTATTTCTACTCGTTCGAAAATATATAAAGACTTAAACCTTGATATTGAGGCACTTCCGCTTCAAGAGTTGCTTGAAATAATTCAAGATCACCCACGTTTGCTTCGCAGTCCGATTATGGTGGATGATAAACGGTTACAAGTTGGCTATCATGAAGAAGATATTCGTCAATTCTTACCAAGGCAAACAAGGGAATATCAATGGTTACAATGGAAAACGAATAATTTGCGCGTAGCTGAGAATTAA
- a CDS encoding NAD-dependent protein deacylase, which yields MIKDWLQESNYTVIFTGAGMSTESGLPDFRSANTGLWKQHDPSKIASIDTLNNNVETFIDFYRERVLKVKEYGPHQGHYILAEWEKQGLVHSIVTQNVDGFHQASGSKIVHELHGTLQKLHCQSCGKEYSSKEYVENEYHCDCGGVLRPSIILFGEMLPQEAFQTAFNDAEKADLFVVLGSSLTVSPANQIPLIAKENGAKLVIVNQDPTPYDQYADMTISDQKIGEFLRSISNEG from the coding sequence GTGATAAAAGATTGGCTGCAAGAATCTAATTATACCGTTATATTTACTGGGGCTGGCATGTCCACCGAGAGTGGTCTGCCGGATTTCCGATCTGCTAACACAGGGCTTTGGAAACAGCACGATCCTAGTAAAATTGCTAGTATAGATACACTGAATAATAATGTTGAAACATTTATTGACTTTTATCGAGAACGTGTATTGAAAGTAAAAGAATATGGTCCGCATCAGGGGCATTACATCTTGGCTGAATGGGAAAAGCAAGGCCTTGTCCATTCCATTGTTACACAGAACGTCGACGGATTTCATCAGGCTTCCGGCAGTAAAATCGTACATGAATTACATGGCACACTGCAAAAGCTACACTGCCAAAGTTGTGGAAAAGAATATAGCAGCAAAGAATATGTAGAGAATGAATATCATTGCGATTGTGGTGGCGTATTACGTCCTTCCATTATTCTGTTTGGTGAGATGCTACCTCAAGAAGCTTTTCAAACTGCATTTAACGACGCAGAGAAAGCAGATTTATTTGTCGTACTCGGCTCATCATTGACAGTATCGCCAGCGAATCAAATCCCATTAATCGCAAAAGAAAATGGAGCGAAACTTGTTATCGTTAATCAAGACCCTACACCGTATGATCAATATGCTGACATGACCATTTCTGATCAGAAAATAGGTGAATTTCTTCGCTCCATTTCCAATGAGGGGTAA
- a CDS encoding ABC transporter substrate-binding protein, giving the protein MKSIMRSLSAILIVSIVLLIMINRLNAAQGFSGDNTLTVYNWGDYIDEELITLFEEETGITIVYETFDSNEAMMTKIQQGGTTYDVAVPSEYMVQKMVEEDLLIELDHSKLPNLSNIDERFMDLPFDPNNQYSIPYFWGTVGIIFNTNLLPEGMELTGWHDLWDPALENQILLIDGAREIIGMGLNSLGYSLNDTNPEHLYQALEKLEELTPNVRAIVGDENKMLMANNEATIAIGWSGDAADIMGENEAIDYLVPEEGSNLWFDNFVIPKTARNIDGAHQFINFMLDAEIAAQNTEYVSYSTPNKEALQFMPEEMVEDERFYPDPELTDRLEVYENLGQRNLAFYNELFLQFKMYRK; this is encoded by the coding sequence ATGAAATCTATTATGCGATCGTTAAGTGCCATACTCATTGTGTCGATTGTTTTACTTATAATGATTAATCGCCTCAATGCTGCACAAGGTTTTTCCGGTGATAATACGTTGACCGTATACAATTGGGGAGATTATATTGACGAAGAATTAATTACTCTATTTGAAGAAGAAACTGGTATTACCATTGTGTATGAAACCTTCGATTCCAATGAAGCGATGATGACAAAAATCCAACAAGGCGGTACGACATATGATGTTGCTGTACCATCTGAATATATGGTACAAAAAATGGTGGAGGAAGATTTATTAATTGAATTAGATCATTCCAAACTTCCAAATCTAAGTAATATAGATGAACGATTTATGGATTTACCTTTCGATCCAAACAACCAATATTCCATTCCATATTTTTGGGGAACCGTTGGAATTATATTCAACACTAATCTTCTGCCAGAAGGAATGGAACTAACTGGGTGGCATGATTTATGGGACCCTGCACTAGAAAACCAAATATTACTCATCGATGGCGCTCGTGAAATTATCGGTATGGGGTTGAACTCATTAGGTTATTCCTTGAATGACACTAATCCTGAGCATCTCTATCAAGCATTAGAAAAATTAGAGGAACTTACGCCGAATGTTCGAGCGATAGTTGGTGATGAAAATAAAATGTTAATGGCCAATAATGAAGCTACGATTGCGATTGGTTGGTCTGGTGATGCCGCAGATATCATGGGTGAAAATGAAGCGATCGACTACTTAGTTCCAGAAGAAGGATCCAATCTCTGGTTCGATAACTTTGTTATCCCGAAAACTGCACGAAATATAGATGGAGCACATCAATTTATTAACTTTATGTTAGATGCAGAAATAGCTGCCCAAAATACAGAGTACGTGAGTTATTCTACGCCAAATAAAGAAGCACTGCAGTTTATGCCTGAAGAAATGGTTGAAGACGAACGATTCTATCCTGATCCAGAACTCACAGATCGCTTAGAAGTATACGAAAACTTGGGACAACGTAATTTAGCTTTTTATAATGAATTGTTTTTACAATTTAAGATGTATCGAAAATAA
- the htpG gene encoding molecular chaperone HtpG, producing the protein MGKRKFKAESQKLLDMVINSIYSQREVFLRELISNASDAIDKIYYKALTDDSLSFDVDNYYIKITPNKEERTLTVVDTGIGMTKEELENNLGVIAKSGSHTFKSENEIKDGHDIIGQFGVGFYAAFMVADKVEVVTKSIDSDAAFKWESKGSDGYSITEADKQDIGTTITLYIKENQEEENYDEFLDTFTLQQIIKKYSDFIRYPIKMDVTESKLKEGSEDEYEDVVEEQTINTMVPIWKKNKSELTDDDYTNFYQEKRYGFDKPLKHVHINVDGSIRYNAILFIPESAPFNYYTRDYEKGLELYSNGVLIMDKCADLLPDYFSFVKGMVDSEDLSLNISREMLQHDRQLKLIAKNIKKKVKQQLVSLLRDERENYEKFFDAFGQQIKFGVYSDYGQNKDELKDLLLFYSSKEKKLVTLEEYVSCMPEDQKYIYYATGDSRDRIEKLPQTELVADKGYEILYFTDEIDEFAIKMLMNYDEKEFRSVSSGDLGIEEDEKEENEQENNDNAELFTAMKEVLSTKVKDVRASKRLKSHPVVLTADGEISLEMEKIINAMPDDQQIQADKVLEINVNHDIFQSLKAAQGNDDEKFKLYTNLLYNQALLIEGLPINDPVEFTNDICKVMV; encoded by the coding sequence ATGGGAAAGCGTAAATTTAAAGCCGAGTCACAAAAACTATTAGATATGGTGATTAACTCTATTTATTCACAGCGCGAAGTGTTCTTGCGTGAATTGATTTCCAATGCAAGTGATGCGATAGATAAGATTTACTATAAAGCATTAACCGATGATTCCCTGTCATTTGATGTGGACAACTATTATATAAAAATTACTCCAAATAAAGAGGAACGCACATTAACGGTTGTCGATACAGGGATCGGTATGACAAAAGAAGAATTAGAAAATAATCTTGGTGTGATCGCAAAAAGTGGTTCTCATACATTTAAATCAGAGAATGAAATTAAAGATGGCCATGATATCATAGGACAATTCGGGGTTGGTTTCTATGCTGCGTTTATGGTAGCGGATAAAGTAGAAGTGGTAACGAAATCTATTGATAGTGATGCAGCATTTAAATGGGAATCCAAAGGGTCTGATGGATATTCTATTACAGAAGCGGATAAGCAAGATATTGGAACAACAATTACATTGTATATTAAAGAAAATCAAGAAGAAGAAAACTATGATGAGTTCTTAGATACATTTACGTTACAGCAAATCATTAAAAAGTACTCTGATTTTATCCGTTACCCAATTAAAATGGACGTAACGGAAAGTAAGTTGAAAGAAGGGTCAGAAGACGAATATGAAGATGTAGTAGAGGAACAAACAATTAATACGATGGTTCCTATCTGGAAGAAGAATAAGAGCGAATTAACCGATGATGACTATACGAATTTCTACCAGGAAAAACGCTATGGATTTGATAAACCACTCAAACATGTACACATTAATGTGGATGGTTCCATTCGTTATAATGCTATATTATTTATCCCAGAAAGTGCGCCATTTAATTACTATACACGTGATTATGAAAAGGGTCTTGAGCTTTATTCGAACGGTGTATTAATTATGGATAAGTGTGCGGACTTACTTCCGGATTACTTTAGTTTTGTTAAAGGAATGGTAGACTCGGAAGATCTTTCACTTAACATCTCCCGTGAAATGCTACAACATGATCGCCAATTAAAGCTAATCGCTAAAAATATTAAGAAAAAAGTGAAACAGCAGCTAGTAAGTCTTTTACGTGACGAACGTGAAAACTATGAAAAATTCTTTGATGCATTCGGTCAACAAATTAAATTTGGTGTGTACAGTGATTACGGTCAAAACAAAGATGAGCTGAAAGATTTACTTCTATTTTATTCTTCTAAAGAGAAGAAATTAGTAACCCTTGAGGAATATGTTTCATGTATGCCAGAGGATCAAAAGTATATCTATTATGCTACAGGAGATTCAAGAGATCGAATTGAAAAGCTTCCACAAACAGAATTAGTTGCTGATAAAGGCTATGAAATTCTTTATTTCACAGATGAAATCGATGAATTCGCCATTAAAATGCTTATGAACTATGATGAAAAAGAATTCCGTTCCGTATCAAGTGGTGATTTAGGCATTGAAGAAGACGAAAAAGAAGAAAATGAACAAGAAAACAACGATAATGCAGAATTATTTACAGCGATGAAAGAAGTATTGTCTACCAAAGTAAAAGATGTACGTGCTTCGAAGCGCTTAAAATCACATCCAGTCGTGTTGACTGCAGATGGTGAAATCTCCCTTGAAATGGAGAAAATCATTAATGCAATGCCAGATGATCAGCAAATCCAAGCTGATAAAGTATTGGAGATTAATGTAAATCACGATATTTTCCAATCTTTAAAAGCAGCGCAAGGTAATGATGATGAGAAGTTCAAACTATATACTAACCTGTTATATAATCAAGCACTTCTTATTGAAGGATTACCAATTAATGATCCAGTAGAATTTACAAATGACATTTGTAAAGTAATGGTATAG
- a CDS encoding ABC transporter permease, whose protein sequence is MENKTLRSLYMLPYALWIILFVIAPILLVVYFSFFDIEGNFSLENYKNFFTATYLQMTLNSFWYAFLITLFSLLVAYPTAYVLTRTKHKQLWLLLIIVPSWINLLLKAYAFIGIFGTHGAANQFLDWIGIGSRQLLFTDFSFVFVAVYIFIPFMILPIFNALDNLNPSLLYASKDLGASKWTTFRRVIFPLTIDGVKSGCQVVFIPALSLFMLTRLIAGNRVITLGTAIEQQFLVTQNWGMGATIAVFLIIIMVGFMALTSLRRRGV, encoded by the coding sequence ATGGAGAATAAGACGCTTCGTAGTTTATACATGCTACCTTATGCACTCTGGATTATCCTCTTCGTCATTGCACCGATTTTACTCGTTGTTTATTTCTCATTCTTTGATATTGAGGGTAATTTCTCTTTAGAGAATTATAAGAATTTCTTCACAGCGACCTATTTGCAAATGACCTTGAATTCATTTTGGTATGCATTTCTTATCACTTTATTTTCTCTATTAGTTGCTTACCCAACGGCATATGTACTGACCCGTACGAAACATAAGCAATTATGGCTTCTACTGATAATTGTTCCTTCATGGATTAATCTACTATTAAAAGCGTATGCATTTATTGGTATATTCGGCACGCATGGTGCAGCGAACCAATTCCTAGATTGGATCGGAATAGGATCGAGGCAACTACTTTTCACCGATTTCAGTTTTGTATTTGTCGCTGTATACATTTTTATACCGTTTATGATCTTACCTATTTTTAATGCGTTAGATAATTTAAATCCGAGCTTGCTGTACGCATCCAAAGATTTAGGTGCTTCAAAATGGACAACATTTCGAAGAGTTATTTTCCCATTAACAATAGATGGCGTGAAGTCTGGATGCCAAGTAGTTTTCATTCCTGCGCTATCTTTATTTATGCTTACACGATTAATTGCCGGAAATCGTGTGATTACGCTCGGAACAGCAATTGAGCAGCAATTCCTTGTCACCCAAAACTGGGGCATGGGAGCTACCATTGCAGTGTTCCTAATCATTATTATGGTAGGATTTATGGCATTAACATCGTTACGAAGGAGAGGTGTGTAA
- a CDS encoding ABC transporter ATP-binding protein has product MKNNQPIIQFKNVSKQFDNDPLVLDHVSFTIEKGKFYTLLGPSGCGKTTILRLIAGFTEASSGDIIFEGKRINHIPANKRPINTVFQDYALFPHLNVYENVAFGLRIKKLKKSMIDEKVKEALSFVNLVGYENREIKDMSGGQRQRVAIARAIVNEPAVILLDEPLSALDLKLRYQMQYELRELQQRLGITFIFVTHDQEEALAMSDEIFVLNKGKIQQSGTPNDIYDEPINRFVADFIGESNITKATMIEDYLVEFAGKQFTCVDMGMNANEPVEVVIRPEDMEITSVEQGMISVTVHTQLFRGVHYEITCLDSEGNEWLVQSTKKAIVGEQIGLRFHPEDIHVMRFNESEADFDRRLDSYSEGETDGE; this is encoded by the coding sequence ATGAAAAATAATCAACCAATTATTCAATTCAAGAATGTCTCCAAACAGTTTGATAACGATCCTCTTGTCTTGGATCATGTCAGCTTTACAATAGAAAAAGGAAAGTTTTACACATTACTTGGTCCTTCAGGTTGTGGAAAAACGACTATTTTACGTCTAATCGCTGGGTTTACAGAAGCATCATCAGGTGACATCATTTTTGAAGGAAAAAGAATAAACCATATACCTGCCAATAAACGTCCAATTAATACAGTCTTCCAGGACTATGCCTTATTTCCTCACCTTAACGTCTATGAAAATGTTGCTTTTGGGTTACGAATTAAGAAATTGAAAAAATCCATGATCGATGAAAAAGTCAAGGAAGCACTTTCTTTTGTCAATTTAGTTGGATATGAAAATCGTGAAATTAAGGACATGTCAGGGGGACAACGACAACGTGTAGCAATTGCACGTGCAATCGTTAATGAGCCTGCAGTAATTTTACTAGATGAACCATTATCCGCATTAGATCTTAAATTAAGGTATCAAATGCAGTATGAGCTCCGTGAACTTCAACAAAGACTTGGCATTACCTTTATTTTTGTTACGCATGATCAAGAAGAAGCGCTCGCAATGTCCGATGAGATATTTGTTTTAAATAAAGGAAAAATCCAACAAAGCGGAACACCAAATGATATCTATGATGAGCCGATTAACCGTTTTGTCGCTGACTTTATTGGTGAATCAAATATTACTAAAGCAACAATGATTGAAGACTACCTTGTAGAATTTGCAGGAAAACAATTCACATGTGTAGATATGGGAATGAATGCAAATGAACCTGTCGAAGTCGTTATTCGTCCAGAAGACATGGAGATCACTTCTGTAGAACAAGGGATGATTTCCGTTACCGTACACACTCAATTATTCCGTGGTGTGCATTATGAAATTACTTGTTTGGATAGCGAAGGAAACGAATGGCTCGTTCAATCGACGAAAAAAGCCATTGTCGGTGAACAAATTGGATTGAGATTTCATCCAGAAGATATACATGTTATGCGATTTAATGAGTCCGAAGCAGACTTTGACCGCCGTTTAGATTCTTATTCGGAGGGAGAAACAGATGGAGAATAA
- a CDS encoding MGMT family protein, whose amino-acid sequence MTPFTERVIEIMKDIPYGKVMTYGQIAANAGSKQAARQVVRILHSMSGKYQLPWHRVINAQGKIGIQSEEGFWEQRTRLESEGVKVDNHGKISLECYQWFPGKETEEDINEI is encoded by the coding sequence ATGACTCCTTTTACAGAAAGAGTTATTGAAATTATGAAAGATATTCCTTATGGAAAAGTGATGACTTATGGACAAATTGCAGCAAATGCAGGTAGTAAACAAGCAGCAAGACAAGTCGTACGAATTTTACATTCGATGAGTGGAAAATATCAATTACCGTGGCACCGTGTCATTAATGCACAAGGGAAGATTGGAATTCAGTCAGAAGAAGGATTCTGGGAACAAAGAACAAGGCTAGAATCAGAAGGTGTGAAAGTAGACAATCATGGGAAAATATCTTTAGAATGTTATCAATGGTTTCCTGGAAAAGAAACAGAGGAGGATATAAATGAAATTTAG
- the alr gene encoding alanine racemase, whose product MKVTSYRDAWVEVSLDALTYNVRQFKNHLQEKSRLMAVVKADGYGHGAVPIARRSLEAGAEYLGVAFIDEALQIREAGILAPILLLGFTPSYAVREAVRHDLTLTVYSTETLEAIKDAARSLDKKAKIHIKVDSGMSRIGLRSSEEVISLMTSLQTEEIEVEGIFTHFADADNDESDAYTYKQFETFQGIMEALENEGYSIPIKHCCNSAATIAFPDMHMDMVRVGISLYGLYPGQHLKEILSLQQVMSFKAKPVLIKDVPPHQPISYGLTYETKETSKIATLPIGYADGFSRLLSNVGHVTVHGTACPIVGRICMDQSMIDVSEVQTDVTKDDIVTIFGDENAGYIPLDVVAEQMQTIHYETVCLIGKRVPRHYV is encoded by the coding sequence ATGAAAGTAACGAGTTATCGCGATGCATGGGTGGAAGTTTCCTTAGATGCACTAACTTATAATGTACGTCAATTTAAGAATCATTTACAGGAAAAGTCAAGGTTGATGGCAGTTGTAAAAGCAGATGGTTATGGTCACGGGGCCGTTCCGATAGCGCGGAGATCCTTAGAAGCAGGGGCGGAATATCTTGGAGTAGCTTTTATAGATGAGGCACTTCAGATTCGGGAAGCTGGAATATTAGCTCCAATCTTATTACTTGGTTTTACACCAAGCTACGCTGTAAGAGAAGCTGTTAGACATGACCTCACACTCACCGTATATTCGACGGAAACACTGGAAGCGATAAAGGATGCAGCTCGATCTTTAGATAAAAAGGCAAAAATACATATAAAAGTGGATAGTGGTATGAGTCGGATCGGGTTAAGATCCTCTGAGGAGGTCATCTCTCTAATGACATCACTACAAACGGAAGAAATTGAAGTAGAAGGGATTTTCACTCATTTTGCGGATGCTGATAATGATGAGAGTGATGCGTATACATATAAACAATTTGAAACATTTCAAGGGATTATGGAAGCGTTAGAAAATGAAGGTTATTCGATACCAATCAAGCATTGCTGTAATAGTGCAGCAACGATAGCATTTCCTGACATGCATATGGATATGGTTCGTGTTGGCATTAGTTTATACGGGTTATACCCTGGACAACATTTAAAGGAAATATTGTCCTTACAGCAAGTAATGAGCTTTAAAGCAAAGCCTGTGCTCATAAAAGATGTTCCCCCTCATCAACCAATTAGCTATGGATTAACGTATGAAACAAAGGAAACGTCCAAGATCGCAACACTTCCTATAGGCTATGCGGATGGTTTTTCCCGTTTGTTATCAAATGTAGGTCATGTGACTGTTCATGGAACAGCGTGTCCCATTGTAGGGAGAATTTGTATGGATCAGTCTATGATAGATGTGTCTGAAGTTCAAACGGATGTAACTAAAGACGATATCGTAACCATTTTTGGTGATGAAAATGCGGGGTATATACCGCTCGACGTTGTTGCAGAGCAAATGCAAACGATCCATTATGAAACAGTGTGTCTTATTGGAAAAAGAGTACCAAGACATTACGTGTAG
- a CDS encoding TetR/AcrR family transcriptional regulator has protein sequence MPKVTFFNLPDAKRKKLMEAAEKEFSRVPLSQASISNIVKSACVARGSFYQYFENKEDAFYYLLKLQTEKRREYFLSTLEESGGDIFIAVERLFQLMLEDLSNEDNLKFLQNALMNVTHEIEDSFTGLFIGQKQVGGNVEDALNRINGMIDSNKLNITGNQEFFHVMQILTSVTFRNLVDKFSRNISNEEAMDNFRIEMELLRKGLYKS, from the coding sequence ATGCCAAAAGTAACCTTTTTCAATTTACCGGATGCAAAACGAAAAAAATTAATGGAAGCAGCAGAGAAAGAATTTTCTAGAGTACCGTTATCTCAAGCCTCCATTTCCAATATTGTGAAAAGTGCTTGTGTTGCTAGAGGAAGCTTCTACCAATATTTTGAGAACAAAGAAGACGCCTTTTATTATCTTTTAAAACTGCAGACGGAGAAACGCCGTGAATATTTTCTTTCTACATTAGAAGAAAGTGGCGGTGATATCTTTATCGCAGTGGAGCGTTTGTTCCAGTTGATGTTAGAGGATTTAAGCAATGAAGATAACCTTAAATTTCTTCAAAATGCATTAATGAACGTGACCCATGAAATAGAGGATTCATTTACAGGTTTATTTATCGGTCAAAAACAAGTAGGCGGTAATGTGGAAGACGCATTGAACCGAATTAATGGAATGATTGATTCAAACAAGCTGAATATAACAGGCAACCAAGAATTTTTTCACGTAATGCAAATTCTGACGTCTGTTACGTTTCGAAACCTCGTAGATAAATTCTCGCGCAATATCTCCAATGAGGAAGCGATGGATAACTTCCGTATTGAGATGGAGTTGCTTCGCAAAGGGTTGTATAAATCATGA
- a CDS encoding YpjP family protein → MKIWWRKIAVVLITILTLGMYSPTTLLEVDAQKENGSVSSSSNADQETVARTIEIQDDIATTEEDLDTALNRLMSQAQEQSMIKFGTKIATKVEDEFNQEILPKIEEVLHTLLEETETAYAFLSITEDPSSGYGERIFNVYDEKTKQHVAKFHVRRDNRPLEGHYFNFHYHLSTDKFKVHHDIGDIYWDKNTPPKWMI, encoded by the coding sequence ATGAAGATATGGTGGAGAAAGATAGCAGTAGTTCTTATTACAATATTAACATTAGGTATGTACTCTCCGACAACCTTGCTGGAAGTAGATGCTCAAAAGGAAAATGGTAGTGTATCATCCTCTTCAAACGCAGATCAGGAAACAGTAGCCAGGACGATAGAAATACAAGATGATATTGCTACAACCGAAGAGGATCTAGACACAGCATTAAATCGGCTGATGTCTCAAGCTCAAGAACAATCAATGATTAAGTTTGGAACAAAGATTGCTACAAAAGTAGAAGATGAATTTAACCAAGAAATTCTTCCAAAAATAGAAGAGGTATTACATACATTATTAGAAGAAACAGAAACGGCGTATGCATTCCTTTCTATTACCGAGGATCCTTCATCCGGTTACGGTGAGCGGATATTTAATGTTTATGATGAAAAGACAAAACAACATGTAGCTAAATTTCATGTTCGTCGAGATAATCGACCGTTAGAAGGACATTATTTTAATTTTCACTATCACTTAAGCACGGACAAATTCAAAGTACATCATGATATTGGAGATATCTACTGGGATAAAAATACACCCCCGAAATGGATGATATAA
- a CDS encoding ABC transporter permease, protein MENKSSSFANIFLVLIFFILYAPIFYLIFYSFNSGGTMSGFEGFTFDWYRELFQDTRLLIIVLNTLVIALLSALIATIIGVFGAISIRSYKKRRTRNSLLSLNNVLIVSPDVIIGASFLILFTLAGIQLGFYSVLLSHIAFSIPIVVLMVLPKLLEMSSSLEDAARDLGASNWNVLTKVTLPYISPGIFAGFFMALTYSLDDFAVTFFVTGNGFSTLSVEIYSLARRGISLNINALSTIMFIVTILLVIVYYYLTQRSGTKGVGLRR, encoded by the coding sequence ATGGAGAATAAATCCTCTTCATTCGCTAATATTTTTCTAGTCCTTATATTTTTCATTTTATATGCTCCAATCTTTTATTTAATCTTTTATTCATTCAATAGTGGTGGAACGATGAGTGGATTCGAAGGTTTTACTTTTGATTGGTATCGAGAATTATTCCAAGATACTCGCTTATTGATTATAGTGCTAAACACCTTGGTAATTGCGCTCTTGTCTGCACTAATTGCTACAATAATTGGTGTTTTTGGTGCTATCAGCATCCGATCTTATAAAAAAAGACGAACTCGCAATTCGCTTTTATCATTGAATAATGTGCTTATTGTAAGTCCTGATGTAATTATTGGTGCTAGCTTTTTAATTTTATTTACGTTGGCAGGAATTCAGTTAGGATTTTATTCCGTTCTCTTATCTCATATTGCTTTTAGTATACCTATTGTTGTATTAATGGTACTCCCTAAACTTCTTGAAATGAGTTCTTCTTTAGAGGATGCCGCTCGAGATTTAGGAGCAAGTAATTGGAATGTCCTGACAAAAGTTACACTACCTTATATATCACCAGGAATTTTTGCTGGATTTTTCATGGCATTAACCTATTCACTTGATGATTTTGCAGTAACTTTCTTTGTAACTGGTAACGGCTTTTCCACACTGTCTGTTGAAATTTATTCATTAGCTAGAAGAGGAATATCGCTAAATATTAACGCCTTATCAACTATTATGTTTATCGTAACAATACTTCTTGTAATTGTTTATTACTATCTTACACAGCGTAGTGGAACGAAAGGAGTTGGCTTGAGACGATGA
- a CDS encoding H-type small acid-soluble spore protein, whose protein sequence is MDYNRVQQIINSPELIQVTYHGIPVYIQSLDCNNIATVFPLDNLDDIQSVDIAGLVE, encoded by the coding sequence TTGGATTATAACCGCGTACAACAAATAATTAACTCACCGGAATTGATTCAAGTAACTTATCACGGGATTCCTGTTTATATACAGTCTCTTGACTGCAATAATATTGCTACTGTATTTCCCTTAGATAATTTGGATGATATACAGTCCGTTGATATTGCTGGTTTAGTTGAGTAA